The Balearica regulorum gibbericeps isolate bBalReg1 chromosome W, bBalReg1.pri, whole genome shotgun sequence nucleotide sequence gacagcctgcttcaccatggtcttcaccacgggctgcaggggaatcttgctctggcgcctggagcacctcctccccctccttctgcactgaccttggtgtccgcagatgttcttacatcttctcactcctctctctggctgcaaaagcgctctctaactgtttttctctttcttaaatatgttatcacagaggcgctgattggcttggccttggccagcagcgggtccgtcttggagctggctggcattggctctatcagacacaggggcagcttctagcagcttctcacagaagccacccctgtagcccccccgctaccaaaaccttgccacgcaaaactaacacattccacccctcgcctctgtgaattacatatttaagaattaccattaaaatatacattcaacacaaaacttcacaaacactaatcacatcaacaaagaaaaagaaaaagaattccccacaccaaaatcaaaacaacactatcacaacaccaaacaagagtggacaatctacacacaaaatctacctctagtcccttcaccactatatcactctcaagttacgttcagtcaatgttttgcccgttacctcttccaattactatccttatctcgatttttctcgtgccccacgttgggcgccaaaaaagactgtggtgggttgaccctggctgagggccaggtgcccaccagagccgctctatcactcccctctttcattagacaggggagaaaaagtacaatgaaaaaacttacgggtcgagataaggacagggagagatcattctctaattaccatcacgagcaaaacagaccgaacttagagagggaattcatcttatttattactaagcaaaacagagtagaggaatgaggaataaaaccaaatcttaaaaacacctccccccacccctcccatcttcccgggctcaacttcactcccggcttcaacctccacccccctcagcagcacagggggacggggagcgggggttacggtcagttcctcacgcggtgtttctgccacttcttcatcctcaggggaaggactcattgttcccccgctccagcgtggggtccctctcacggcagacagtccttcacggccttctccaacgtgagtctcctccacggggtgcagaccttcaggagcaaactgctccagcgtgggtcccccacggggtcacaagtcctgccagcaaacctgctctggcgtgggctcctctctccacggatccacaggtcctgccaggagcttgctccagcgcgggcttcccacggggccacagcctccttcaggtgtctccacctgctccggcgtggggtcctccacgggctgcaggtggaatcgctacaccccctcatcctccctccatgggctgcagggggacagcctgcttcaccatggtcttcaccacgggctgcaggggaatcttgctccggcgcctggagcacctcctccccctccttctgcactgaccttggtgtctgcagagtttcttacatcttctcactcctctctctggctgcaaaagcgctctctaactgtttttctctttcttaaatatgttatcacagaggcgctgattggcttggccttggccagcggcgggtccgtcttggagccggctggcattggctctatcagacacaggggcagcttctagcagcttctcacagaagccacccctgtagcccccccgctaccaaaaccttgccacgcaaaaccaacacacctggCAGGCACCTAAATACCACACAGTTGTTCGAtcactctcccccccccctcgcaGTGGGGAGAGaatcggggggaaaaaaaagtaaaatttgtgggctgagataaagacattttaataagacagaaaaggaaggaataataataataatagaatatacaaaacaagtgatgcacagcacaattgctcacaaCCTGCTGACCGATGCCCAGTCAGTTCCCGAGCAGCGGCTCCTTGGCTAACTTCCCCTCTAGTTTATAGATTTATAGACTGACCATGAaatcatatggtatggaatatccctttggtcagctggggtcagctgtcccaactGTGTCCCTTTctagcttcttgtgcaccctcagcctcctcactgtcagggcagtatgagaagctgagaagtccttgacttagtgtaagcactgcttagcaacagctaaaacatttgtgtgttatcaacattattctcatcctaaattcaaaacatGACACTATACaagctattaggaagaaaattaaccctatcccAGTCGAAatcaggacagtatccaccACTTATTCTATAAGATCTACGCCATGCCTAGGTCCCAAACTTTccaatacattccaattaatcaccacttttcctatttttttatatatatacatacacagataTAATTCCCTTAAGTCTATGGGCCATCCTTCTAAGATATCCGTTGAGTTTATttaatccatgactttgggctccacctgtcattacagtctctcagggcaggagagatggtgtgtgctgttgaATTGTTGCATGCTGAAGCAAGTTCTGGATTCATCACTGCTGCGCTTGTCCACTTCTATCATCATTGCACTTTGCTctatttcataaaaattcaTTTGTCATTAATCTGTGTGATTTTTACTATAATACCGTTGATTTGGCATATAGCAAccatagtagtgatgacatacagTATTATACAGCAATTAATATCATACAATTcaaatcattggctattctcacccggaatcaaatccccttgaggtacacattggaccgtcccatccttctgcatcacccaccaagtgcacccaagtccttgagcaaaagcaatcccacggatgggtttgcctttgcccaaAGAAGGAGTAatccagactgtcttccccaacatattcttcatgtgcgctatggggactttatccccttctacaggaCGTGGAAGgtttgattgggcagggccaggtCAATTCATAGATCCCCTggtgttaactaaccaggtggcctttgctaaatgtgtatcccaatgtttgagggtcccaccacccattgctctcagtgtagtctttagcagtccatcGTATCGTTCgattttcctggaggctggtgcatgaaaggggatgtgatacacccactcaataccatgctctttggcccaggtgtctatgaggttgtgTTGTGGTTTACCTCTAGCTgacagctaagcaccacgcggccgctcactcactcctccccctcccctctggtgggacagggaggagaatcggaagaaaaaggtaaaactcgtgggttgggataagaacagtttactaggacagtaaaagatgaggaaaataacaacaatacttagaatatacaaagcaggtgatatacaatgcaatttgctAACCACCCGGAAGCCTGATGCCAAGCCTGTCACTGACCAGTGATTCCTTCTCCCCGGTcagccccctttatatgctgagcacgACATCATGGTATCGAATAGCCCTTTgtctagtttgggtcagctatcctggctgtgtcacctcccaacttcttgtgaaAATAATCTCTATCCTAgttgaaaaccaggacaggttgtttcagaaatgagtcgCGTTGTGTGACACAATTATTTCTGAGGTGCAGTGTCACCATAGggcttgcttttcaaggcccaggatagtgttctgggcgGTGGCATGGGCACGGGATATGATTCCAGCCATCTGGTGGTTGCTTTTACAATTGTAAGCACATGGCGCCTGCCTTGGTGGATTTGTGggagttgggtggagaggaaccaaatgaaattcaacaagggtaagtgtagggtcctgcacctagggaggaataaccccaagcaccagtacaggttgggggttgacctgctgggaagcagcactgcagagaaggacctgggagtcctggtggacaacaagctctccatgagccagcagcgtgcccttgtggccaagaaggccaatggtatcctggggtgggttcagaagagtgtggcatggccagcaggtcaagggaggttatcctcccccccccgctacTCTGCcctagtgaggccacatctggagtactggaGACtctagttctgggctccccagttcaagaaagacaaggaactactggagagagtccagcagagggctacaaggatgattaggggactggagcatctctcttaggaggaaaggctgagagagctgggtctgtttagcctggagaagagaagactgagaggggatctgatcaatgcttataaatatctaaagggtggatgtcaagaggatggggccagactctttttaatggtgcccagcgacaggacaaggggcaacaggcacaaactggaacacaggaagttccacctgaatacgagtaaaaacttcttcactttgagggtgacagggcactggaacaggttgcccagagaggttgtggagtctccttctctggagatattataaacccacctggacacgatcctgtgcaacatgctctaggtgaacctgctttagcaggggggttggactagatgatctccagaggtcccttccaacccctaccattctgtgattctgtgagtgtgatataatcaatctgccaggcctccccatatttatatttcagccttcgtcctccataccacagaggcttgaacagcttggcttgcttgattgcggcacatgtttcacattcatggatgacttGTGAGATAGCGTCCATGGTCgagtccacccctcgatcagAAGCCCATCTAAATGTTGCATCttttccttgatggcctgaggtgtcatgggcccaccgagctataaataattcaccttcatgttgccagtccagatctacctgagccacttcagtcttagcagcctgatccacctgctagttgttttgatgttcttcagtggcccGATGCttgggtatgtgagcatctaCTTGACATACTTTTACAACAAGTTTCTCTACCCGAGCAGCATCTCGCCATAAttcagcagcccagatgggtttacctcTGTACTGCCAGTTGCTCtacttccattgctgtaaccacacCCACAGGGTCTTTCCCACtatccaggagtcagtatagagataaagtactggccacttttctcgtcTGGCAGCTGaatggctttcacctctgcaaattgGCTCCATTCACCTtgttcttcagcagcttctgtgactcattGTGCAGGACTCCACATAGCAGGTTTCCACCTTTGATGATTTCCTACAATatgacaggatccatcagtgaacagggcatattgcttctcatgtTCTGATTTATTATAgagtggggcctcttcagcatgcATCACCTCCTCTTCTGGAGATATTCTGAAATTgttgccttctggccagtctgtgatcacttccagaattcctgggtaGTGGAGGTCAAGCCTGTTGTGTAATCAGTGCGATCCACTTGCTCCAGGTAGCATCAGTTGCAAGATGTGTAGAGGGGAcactccctttgaacatccagccaagcactggcagttggggtgccgggaagagctgtgcttcagtagcaatcacttctgaagcagcttgaaccccttcataCGATgccaatatttctttttcagttggagtatagcaggccttggatcctctgtatccctgactccaaaattgtttgcaaattttttcaaattgtttgcatttttactgcTGATTCAGTGGCAATATCTGTTATAACCCCAAGATTTCATTCCAGAGTAATAATGGGGAGCCCATCCTTTGGTAATTGGTATTGTTagtttttaagtaaatttggGATGTTcccacacgcacacacactaTGTACATCGCTAAACTTACTTACATTGAACTCTAATATattaaactttgtatttttgtaagtaTTGTAGACTTTGCACAGATCTCTGTTATCAGTTGCTATTCCTACTACACTGGAATATCTTAAATTTTGTCCACAGCACTATCATCTTGTTTGTGCTCCGTATTCTTATTGGGGAGGGTTTACTGTCTGGAGCAACTTGGGAGGAAAGTTGCTATCATGTCAAGGTGAATTAATGGGATGTTTCTGccaagctggttttgtttgtttcatacTGAAGATAAATGAGAATTTGAAATGGAGAAGGTAGCCAATGAATTTTTCTTAAAGGCATGTGCAAGTCCAAACCCTTTACACGGATTTTTCCATTGTTACTTGGATGATGCAGTCTGCATTTGAAAGGGCTCcttttgaacaaaaataaaagtagataTCTAGGAGAATGATTGAGTCAAATTCCATATGGAAGCAAGCAAGGGGCGGGGGCTTATTAAACATGAAATGAGGTATTTCTACTACATTGCCTAAGGAATGGTGTAGCAAAAGTGTATCACTCTGCCTAGGTATTGAAGACAACTACAGAAGATATAGTTGAAGTCAATGTAAACAAAAATTTGGTGGGTTCTGCGATGGCTGGTAGCATAGGTGGCTACAATGCACATGCAGCAAACATTGTGACAGCTATCTACATTGCCTGTGGTCAGGTAGGTTTGTTTTACGCCAACTCAACTTTTCTTTAATTCGGTAATTCTTAACCAAACGCTTAattgagttttttgttttgtttcttcttcctgatcTAAAGGATGCTGCACAGAACGTGGGCAGCTCTAATTGCATCACTTTGATGGAGCGAACTGGTTTCACCAACAAAGACCTATACATCAGCTGCACAATGCCTTCTATAGAAATAGGAACTGTTGGCGGAGGCACCAACTTGCTTCCGCAGCAGGCCTGTTTGCAGGTATAAAGCAGAAAGTTTAAAGCAATTTAGCTTCGTAAATCAAAGCTTGCTTTTGTGTTGTGTATGTTGTGTCCGAGTAACGTGGGAATGGGGCTTCTTGAAAGTTGGTGGATTTGACGTGAAAATTTTAGAATTATCTAATTGTTTTCATATATCTAGTTTTTAAAGCTCAAgatctttaatattaaagagaCTTAGAGCCAGTTGATTGGATATAATTTGGAAAGACTTACTTTAAAACTTAGCATAAATTTACTTAGATTTCATAGCATaatattgcatatttttctcttcagatgtTAGGGGTTCAAGGTGCAAGCCAAGATAACCCTGGTGAAAATGCCCGTCAGCTTGCCAAAATTGTATGTGCTACAGTGATGGCAGGGGAATTATCACTAATGGCAGCTCTTGCAGCTGGGCATCTAGTTAAAAGCCACATGATTCACAACAggtaagaaatggaaaaattcatATATTTCTCTGCAGTTCTGCCCTTCTTCCAAGCACACAAGAGTCAATAATAATTACATGAATAATTTTAACATATAATATCAGTGTATCATTTTAACTATCTAATGTAGTTATCTTACTGGTTTTTCTTAGGtcaaaaataaatctacaaGATCTTCAAGGAACCTGCACTAAGAAGGCAGCTTGAATACTAAAGCAGCTTTGAAATGAAGAATCATTCTAGCAACTGACCAGGTGCacgggggggaggggagagaatcTGTGAAGTTAAGAATGAAAATCACCTTCAACTCAAAGATTTCTGTAGAAGATAAACTGAGAGATCAATGGACTTGTGTGAGACTACTAATGCCTTTGACCTTCTTTAACGGTTAGAGATGACTTCATGAAAGAATTCTTATTCTTGCGCATTGTTTTCTGAAGGGTCCGTCTTATGTTTTTACAGGTTGAGATTATTTTGACTGGCAAGCTCCTGGTAACTACCAAGGTGAAAAGTGACGTaacatacttctttttttttccctctctttttttttttttttttttaaaaaacatagaaaGTTGGTCTAAACTTGGCTTGAATGCATTGGTTCTTGccatctttattttctggttaGCCgagtatgttttttaaagtgatgGCAAGCCTAAGCACTTTCCAtgaactttaattttgtttatttttatttatttaatcttgttaattttgtttgcatgtAAAACTTTGGTCTTAGGCTTTGAGCCAATTTTATTGAATTGTATTGGTTTTGTAGAAACCTCTGTCTATATATAGTACTgaaattgctgctgcttcagctaaGTAGCATTCAATGTTTTAACTCCACAGTTTAGGTTATTCCTTCATGGAAAACTTGTGACCTACAAAGTGCTGAACTGTTAAGTATAATATGTACTGAAGTAGGTAGAAACGGTGTCTTCAactgttttgtcattttgttcAGGTAGAAATAATAGATTTTGAAACTAGTAACTCAAAAAACAATTAGAGGTCAGAGCGCTTAGTAATTTAAGCAAATGAAGTTTCTcaaaattgtttgaaaaaacaagccaaaacaaagcaatcaaGAACAGATGTTTACACTTCTATTAAAAGAAGTATCTTAAAGTACAGTGTGTTTGTATATtcctaactattttttttttttaactgtttgacACTTATTCCCCTGGAATAAGCGTGTATACACTGCTTAACCTGAGATAAAATGAAGCCAGAAAAATCACACTGTCCTTTAAACGGAATTAAAACATAAACCCCAAAATTTAACACTAGTTATTTTTAGGGGGGAGCctttatgttaaaaagaaatcttatcctttttttcaatgaaaagtaCTACTTAATGGAATTCAGTGAAATGACATGTTAATGCAACAAGCgggttttgtattaaaatagtGTACTTGGACCAGTGAAGCAGTCTCAGGTGTTCTTCATGTAATGCAGAAAACCCGGGTTTATTCTGGTTTGATTCACCCTTGGGAAGATTACTAAATACATCATCCTGCCTAGTTAATCACAGGAGGAAAATTGTTAATATGCTTGATAAcggtggttttggggtggtttttttttttgtttgttttggtttgcgGAGGAGGGAATCAGTGGATTGGACTGGATTTCTTTACAGGAATGCAGCAGCATTCCTAAAGGGGTGACTAACAGAGGTGCTCTTCTAATGTGCAAATTTGATATAAATCATGATGGGTTGTTTTCTAGTACGTCAACGCACTAATATTGTAATGAGCTCATAAAGCTAATGTGCAAGCATGAAGACTTACTACATGCTGGATATGTTATGATAGCATGTAAATATCATTAATGTTTATCTTCCTGCAGTATTGTTGCTAATAGCTACcattttatttaaggaaagTTGGAACTACTTTGTTTCTATGTTCATTCAGTAATCTTATTTAAAGGAACACTGTACTAGCAATAAATGGTGGTTCAGTGTTCATTTTGGTGGATTTAACTGACATTCCGTCTTGCAGAATTAACATTTCGTATTATTACTAAATTGTGTACATTTTGGTACAGAActactttttcagtttcagtaaaACAATGGAAAAGATATTGGCTTAAATGTGATATTATAAGATCACTTCATGGCTTAGTGAAATATCTTAACATAAATTAAGAAGGTTAAGGAAAATATGATTAGCATACAGTACTAAACGCAGTGGGGATATCTTGCCTTGTTTGCAGAAGCCTGTACACATTTATTCTCCTCAAAGCTGAATTATGCGGTTTGCTCAGATGGGAGAACTAATTCACTTCACCATTAGCAATACCTTCTGTTGAGGCGTATTTGGGCGTTTCTCCTATCTTCCAGAAGATTGTTGAATTATACTTTTGgtagtgttgtggtttaaccccagccggtaactaagcaccaAGGACTAAGCACTTGAACTGACGCCCATcatgccattttattcctaaaaactggatctcctgtgcaggtcccttgaccttactttgttttatggcgaaaccagctttcagaaggatttgggctatattcttccctttctcaaaaccttcttctgctgagttgccccatacgatgatgtcatcaatgtagtgcaggtgctctggggcttcacccttttccagtgcagtctggatcagtccatggcaaatagtggggctgtgtttccacccctggggcagtcgattccaggtgtactggatgcccctccaagtgaaagcaaaccgtggcctgcactctgctgccaaagggatcgagaaaaacgcattagctatatcagttgtggcataccacttggctgcctttgactccagttcatattgaagttccagcatgtccggcacagcagcactcatcggcggcgtgacttcattcaggccacgatagtctaccgtcagcctccacgctccattggacttccgcactggccgtatgggactgttaaagggtgagcaagTCTAGCTGATgactccttggctctccagttgacgaatcagcttatggatgggaatcagggcGTCTCGGTTGGTGTGATAGTGCCGCCGGCGCACTGTTGTGGTAGCGATCGGCACgtgttgttctttgaccctgagcaaccccacaacagaagggtcctccgatAGACtgggcaaggtagacagctgttcCATTTCCCccgtctccaaggcagctattccaaaagcccaccagtagccttttgggtcccttgaaataccctttcctgaggtagtctatgcccaggatgcatggagccaTTCACACaggggtgcttttgccactcattcccagttaggcttacttcagcttccagtacAGTGAGCTGTTGGGATCTCCctgtgtggtggtttaaccttggctggacgACAGGTGTCCatcaagctgctctatcactccccgtctcagcaggacagggaggggagaaaaataagatggggaaaaaaaaccaacccaaaactcgtgggtcaagataaaggcagtttaatacagcaaaggCAAAAGGCCGCgtgcggaagcaaagcaaaagcaaaagattattctctacttcccatcagcaggcgatgtccggccacttcccgggaagcagggcttcagtacgtgtagcgattgctccggaagacaaacgtTGTTAAAAAAACGAATGCTCCCccgttcctccccctatctctcagctacttattgctgagcagacatcatatggtatggaatatccctttggtcagtttgggtcagctgtcctggctatgtcccctcccaagatcttgcccacccccagcctactgctgagggggggaaagaattgttggagagacagccttgatgtgtgctggcactgctcagtagtagtcaaaacactggtgtgttatcagcaccttgctagctaccaatacacagcagagcactatgagggctgctatggggaaaactaactccatctcagccagacccaatacaccttgtcactccagaaatacagatgggttctgcccctttatagcttgatggcattagggtacactgcGCAttggtgtccactagagccttatactcctgtgggtctgatgtgccaggctatcgaatccacacagtccagtaaacccggttgtccctttcctccacctggctggaggtaGGGCCCCTCTACTCCTGGTCATAGTATTcgttactcacttcttgtaaatatGAATCAGAAGCCCCTTTGTTAAGATCAGAAGTACGATCAGCCCTTctactctgtctggggaactgcccactggaaactggagcagcaatttttctggaagaaccctcttttgtgtttgtttctcctTGCAACTCACGTACTCGTGCCTCTAGGGTCAAGGTagattttccatcccacttcctcatgtcctctctgtggtcacgcAGATTAAAGTACAGGGTGGTCTGTGGTGTGTGCCCGCTATCTCCTCTCTCTTGAGTAGACAAACGCTTTCTCCTActagctgagatactggtcggtacaggtggggagtaggacatatcctcCTTGAATTGTTGGAACTCCCGGGATAGTTTctcggacagtttctccacagccgagacgcACGCcctgagggaggaagagagactttcttcatattgccggagttgGCCAGCCAATTCATCCACCGTTTGTCCTTCTACATCTTTCCAGGTcattactgccaatgagttggtTTACGACAATGGTGTGCTCTGTATAAACTTACGCCACATGGGTCATGTGCACTTGACTTCATCTGCATCTTTGGATAACTGCTAATTGTtcaggtcataataaaccatctaCCACACGGCTAATTCCCTCAAATACTGGATACCTCtttccatggtggtccacttgcctgggtgacataCACCACCTTCCTTGGAGGGATAAATTTCCTTCATGCCTGACAGGAGTCGCCTCTAGAGGCTGAAGCACTTGTGCCCCTTTTCCAATCGCTTTGTCCATGCCCACTTCTCTAGaaagggatcccagctgcttggcttccctaccctctaatttcaggctactggccctgttatcccagcatcggaaCAGCCAGGTGACAATGTGCCCGCATGGATTACAGCCGAGAgagaaatttctttctgcagagaaaaaattagaaaggcaaaagcccaactagaactcAATCTAGCCACTGCTGTAAGGGataacaagaaatgtttttacaaatacattaacaacaaaaagagagccAAGGAGCATCTCCATCTTTTATTGGATGCAGAGGGGAACATGGCCAccaaggatgaggaaaaggctgaggtacttaatgctttctttgcctcagtctttaatagtcagACCAGTTGTCCCCTGGgcattcagccccctgagctggaagacagggacagagagcagcaTAAACCCCCCATga carries:
- the LOC142599140 gene encoding 3-hydroxy-3-methylglutaryl-coenzyme A reductase-like: MAGSIGGYNAHAANIVTAIYIACGQDAAQNVGSSNCITLMERTGFTNKDLYISCTMPSIEIGTVGGGTNLLPQQACLQMLGVQGASQDNPGENARQLAKIVCATVMAGELSLMAALAAGHLVKSHMIHNRSKINLQDLQGTCTKKAA